A genome region from Terriglobales bacterium includes the following:
- the thiD gene encoding bifunctional hydroxymethylpyrimidine kinase/phosphomethylpyrimidine kinase, with product MGQAPPVVLSIAGFDPSAGAGITADIKTIAAHGCYGVSCITALTVQSTAGVRRVEPLPAGLVTSTLNELAADFEIAAVKIGMLGSAEVVIATAEFLEKYRPPSVVLDPILKSSSGARLLDKVGAQLMSERLLPLATVITPNLDEAAVLAEMPVTDVEQMKAAAERLHELGAPNVVVTGGHLEKPIDLLSYATPDGDFQQQTFKGERQRSTSTHGTGCAFASALACHLALGRTIPEAVLLAKAYVAAAIAHASGLGRGVGPVDHLYRMHEQPRRQAAIEDSETVH from the coding sequence ATGGGCCAAGCGCCGCCCGTCGTGCTCAGCATCGCTGGCTTTGATCCTTCTGCGGGAGCGGGCATCACGGCAGACATCAAGACCATAGCCGCCCACGGCTGCTATGGAGTCTCCTGTATAACTGCGCTCACCGTGCAGTCCACCGCTGGAGTTCGCAGGGTGGAGCCCCTGCCTGCAGGCCTGGTGACCAGTACTCTGAACGAGTTGGCTGCCGACTTCGAGATTGCCGCGGTCAAGATTGGAATGTTGGGCTCGGCGGAAGTGGTAATAGCGACGGCCGAGTTTCTGGAAAAATACCGGCCGCCAAGCGTGGTTCTCGACCCCATACTGAAGTCGAGTTCGGGCGCCCGGTTGCTGGATAAAGTAGGCGCACAGTTGATGTCGGAGCGGCTCCTGCCACTGGCAACCGTGATCACGCCCAACCTTGATGAAGCCGCGGTCCTGGCCGAAATGCCGGTAACTGATGTCGAGCAGATGAAAGCTGCCGCTGAGCGACTGCACGAGCTGGGCGCTCCCAACGTCGTGGTTACCGGCGGCCACCTTGAAAAGCCTATTGACCTGCTGAGTTACGCCACGCCTGACGGGGACTTCCAGCAACAGACTTTCAAAGGCGAGCGCCAGCGTTCCACCTCAACTCATGGTACGGGCTGCGCGTTTGCCAGCGCTCTGGCGTGCCATCTCGCTCTGGGACGCACCATACCGGAGGCTGTTCTACTGGCAAAAGCCTACGTTGCCGCGGCCATTGCCCACGCCAGTGGGCTGGGGCGAGGGGTTGGACCGGTTGACCATCTCTATCGCATGCACGAACAACCACGCCGCCAGGCTGCGATAGAAGATTCGGAGACGGTGCACTGA
- a CDS encoding DUF5666 domain-containing protein, whose translation MMSAVRMLLLFAMSSVAMCQSAVNSSNPPSPGAQSAAQQSSKQPTSQPAAQQSSAQPADADKNPAAEDDHDPLLDVPPLPKGKVTLLGGTVARVDQVRNRVTVQPFGGSKMDVGFDERTHIFRDGVPSTQLGIHKGDRVYVDTMLDGSKVFARNIRVVTSAVPADARGQVVSFDPGNGDMTLQDELSSQPVRFRVTSSTVVRGDKGTISSSQLRPGSLVNVKFSSGRGRGVANEILLVATPGSQFTFYGKISFIDMRSNTIALVNQSDQRTYDISFNPNRISNRDQLRLGANALIQTIFSGSGYTATEISFVPQPAESRQ comes from the coding sequence ATGATGTCTGCGGTTCGAATGCTGCTGCTGTTCGCAATGTCTTCGGTCGCGATGTGCCAAAGCGCAGTGAATTCGTCGAATCCCCCATCGCCGGGGGCCCAATCTGCCGCCCAGCAATCTTCCAAGCAGCCCACCTCGCAACCTGCCGCCCAGCAATCAAGCGCCCAGCCAGCCGATGCGGATAAGAATCCGGCAGCCGAAGACGATCATGATCCGTTGCTCGATGTTCCGCCCTTGCCCAAAGGCAAGGTCACGCTTCTGGGCGGTACGGTGGCTCGTGTAGACCAGGTCAGGAACCGGGTTACGGTGCAGCCTTTTGGCGGAAGCAAAATGGACGTCGGGTTCGATGAGCGGACGCACATTTTCCGGGATGGTGTTCCGAGCACTCAGTTGGGGATTCACAAAGGCGATCGGGTTTACGTGGACACTATGCTCGACGGATCCAAAGTTTTTGCGCGCAACATCCGCGTGGTGACCAGTGCCGTTCCGGCGGATGCCCGTGGGCAGGTCGTCAGTTTTGATCCTGGAAATGGTGATATGACGTTGCAGGATGAATTGTCATCGCAACCGGTCCGCTTCCGGGTTACTTCCTCCACCGTGGTCCGCGGCGATAAGGGCACAATCTCCAGTTCGCAGCTTCGCCCTGGTTCGCTGGTGAATGTGAAATTTTCTTCAGGCCGGGGAAGGGGAGTAGCGAATGAGATCTTGCTAGTGGCCACTCCCGGTTCGCAATTCACGTTCTATGGCAAGATCAGCTTTATTGACATGCGGTCAAACACCATCGCCCTGGTGAACCAGAGCGACCAGAGAACGTACGACATCAGTTTTAACCCTAACCGTATTTCCAATCGCGACCAACTTCGCCTTGGCGCTAATGCACTCATCCAGACAATCTTTAGCGGCTCAGGCTATACCGCCACGGAGATCAGCTTCGTTCCGCAGCCGGCCGAATCCAGACAATAA
- a CDS encoding tetratricopeptide repeat protein — MTDRRQKPAFLECSALLCLVAALSLFAVGQRPPQSPPTRSASPAGSQPASPTVHRSDPYTRSGYDHFYNMDYDAAVKDFELAFKAQPDDPFAAYHLLTAVLFREMNRMGLIDPSAYANDTFINQPHRPPDPKVQARINELVRTAFALSEKRLAANPNDTSALYARGATRGLRSTYTALVERSWFAALRSAVGARRDNERVLELDPQYTDAKMVVGIHNYVIGSLPLAVKVAASMVGLGGSKSRGIDYLYEVANHGGDASVDAKVALALFLRREKRFDEALKLVRSLSQSYPRNFVFAIEEPDLLRLAGNDQAAADQYRNLYQQGKAGRFPNGHYELAALNLGEVLRKRKDYQGAADAYNLVDQVPQPDPEIQQKANLAAGEMYDLLQKRELAVKKYQAVVAENSASPPADAARKHIREAYRE, encoded by the coding sequence GTGACCGACCGTCGGCAAAAACCTGCATTTCTAGAGTGCTCGGCATTGCTATGCCTGGTGGCTGCCTTGTCGCTCTTTGCGGTTGGCCAGCGGCCGCCGCAATCTCCGCCGACCAGAAGCGCAAGCCCTGCCGGTTCGCAGCCAGCTTCACCCACAGTTCACCGCAGCGACCCTTACACCCGAAGTGGCTACGATCATTTCTACAACATGGATTATGACGCCGCGGTGAAGGACTTTGAACTCGCATTCAAGGCGCAACCCGATGATCCCTTCGCCGCCTATCATCTGCTGACCGCGGTGCTGTTCCGCGAAATGAATCGCATGGGACTGATTGATCCCTCTGCCTATGCGAATGACACCTTTATTAATCAGCCGCATCGCCCACCCGATCCCAAGGTGCAGGCGCGCATAAACGAACTGGTTCGCACCGCCTTTGCGCTCAGCGAGAAGCGGCTGGCTGCAAATCCCAATGACACTTCTGCGCTTTATGCCCGGGGAGCTACTCGAGGTTTGCGCTCTACCTACACCGCGCTGGTGGAACGCTCCTGGTTTGCGGCGCTGCGCAGTGCGGTCGGCGCACGCCGCGATAATGAGCGCGTCCTCGAGCTGGATCCCCAATACACGGATGCGAAGATGGTGGTCGGCATTCACAATTACGTCATTGGCAGCTTGCCATTGGCAGTCAAAGTGGCCGCATCCATGGTGGGTCTGGGCGGAAGCAAAAGTCGCGGTATCGACTATCTCTACGAGGTCGCCAATCATGGCGGAGACGCCAGCGTGGATGCCAAAGTAGCCCTCGCGCTTTTCTTACGCCGTGAGAAACGCTTTGACGAAGCCCTCAAGCTGGTGCGCTCGCTCTCCCAGAGTTATCCGCGTAACTTTGTATTTGCGATCGAAGAACCAGATCTGTTGCGTCTTGCTGGAAATGACCAGGCGGCCGCGGACCAATATCGCAATCTTTATCAGCAAGGAAAGGCTGGGCGCTTCCCCAATGGGCATTACGAGCTCGCGGCGCTCAACCTGGGTGAGGTACTGCGCAAGCGCAAAGACTATCAAGGCGCTGCCGATGCTTACAATCTTGTGGATCAAGTCCCCCAGCCGGACCCGGAAATTCAACAAAAGGCGAACCTGGCGGCCGGCGAAATGTATGACCTGCTGCAAAAACGCGAGCTTGCGGTGAAGAAATATCAAGCCGTGGTCGCCGAAAACTCCGCCAGCCCGCCCGCGGACGCCGCCCGCAAGCACATCCGGGAAGCCTATCGGGAGTAG
- a CDS encoding PspC domain-containing protein: MYCNYCGKVIQDDANLCAYCGRRVGAVLARKRLVRPRIGRKVAGVCLGFAEFFDIDVTVVRLVWLIVAIMTGVGFLAYLVAWIVMPEEPEIASAPANGERVGTTT; the protein is encoded by the coding sequence ATGTATTGCAACTACTGTGGCAAGGTGATTCAGGATGACGCCAACCTTTGTGCCTACTGCGGCAGACGTGTGGGCGCCGTTCTAGCACGCAAACGCCTGGTGCGGCCACGCATTGGACGTAAAGTCGCCGGCGTCTGCCTGGGATTCGCTGAGTTCTTTGACATTGATGTGACCGTTGTCCGCCTGGTCTGGCTGATTGTAGCCATCATGACCGGGGTGGGCTTCCTTGCCTATCTGGTCGCCTGGATCGTCATGCCCGAGGAGCCGGAAATTGCCAGTGCTCCAGCTAACGGCGAGCGTGTCGGGACCACTACGTAG